The nucleotide window TGGGAATATCGATGGTAGAAACGGCTCCTCAAACATCCACCAAGCCATTAATTGGCTACCAAACAGGGAAAGAATTATTCCGGTCAAAGTCCCAATAGCACCTAATAAAATATATTCAAGAGATAAAATTTTAATAATTTGCTCGCTCTTAGCACCAATTGTTCTCAACAATACACTTTCCTTCAAACGCTGGTACTTACTTGTACGCACTGCACCAATTAAGACAATAATTCCTGTAATTATACTAAAGAAGGCCATAAAATTGATAATCCATGAAATCTTTGCCAATAAATCTTCAATCACAGACAAAACTTGACGAAGATCTAGGATAGATATATTCGGGAAATCTCTAACAAGTTCATTTTGAATTTTAGCCGATTCCTGTGCATTGGGGACTTTGGTGGTAATAACCCCAAACTGGGGGGCTTTCTCCAAAACACCAGCAGGAAATAGCACCGTAAAATTTGGCTGAAGCCGACTCCAATCAACTAGCCTGACACTATTCACCTCCGTTTCCATAAGTTTCCCCTGCACATTAAAAACTATGTGGTCACCAACATCTACTTGAGCATCTGCCGCAAAATTGTCACTCACTGAAATTGGTACAATTCCATCTCCAGAAAAACGTGAAACCCAAATTCCCTTTTGGAGACTTTCTGATTCAATTAAACTATCTCTGTAAGTTGCCCGAAATTCATGATTGAGGATCCAACGATTTATTGTTGCAGTTGTATCTTTTTTTATATCCTCTACAAATTTGCCTTTTAAACTTTGAATCCGCATTGTAACAATAGGAATTCCATCCAAAACCTTTAGGCCGGCACCCTTCAATTTGTCATTTACAGCCAACATCTGGTCCGACTGTACATCTAATAGAATCATATTCGGACTATTTTTTTGCCCATCAATGGATGCTTGAGCCAAAAGCATATCCTTTGTAAAATATAGAGTGCTGATTAAGAAAGTGCCAATTCCTATTGCCAAAATCAATATTATGGTTTGATTTTGTGGCCTGTAAAGGTTCATAAGGCTTTGACGAGTTTCAAAACTCCATGTTTTAGGAAAAAATCTCTTAACCAGATACATCACCAAATTAGCCATCAAAACAAGTAAGGCAAAAGCAACGATTACACCTACCACAAAAATGAGAGCATATTTCCAATTCCCAATCAACCAGCGGGCAAATGCGATAATAAATATTAATATTCCAAAGATTACAAAATAAAGAGGTGTTTTTAATGTTTCTCTTTCTTCATTCTGGATTCTAATGACCTGCAAGGGAGAAACCTGATAGGTTTTAATTAGTGGATATAAGGCAAACAGTAAGGACATTGTAACCCCTAGTGTCAACCCTAACAATACAGTTTTAAAGGAATAAACCAATTGTATGTCAACGGGAATTAAATCACCGAGAATAATTGGGAAAAGTGGTTGCATCCCTAAACCTATTAAGGTTCCAGCCACCCCACCTATGAGACCCATTGCGGATATTTGAAGCAAATAAATTAAAAATGCCTGTTTTCTAGTTGCACCTAGGCATTTTAATATTGCAACAGATTTAAGTTTCTCCTTTATATAAATGTAGATTGAGCTTGCTATACCGACACAACCCAGCAGCAATGCAATAAACCCCACAAGATTTAAAAACTTACCGAAGTTTTCATAACGCCTTCCCAACCGTCGACTGGTTGAACTATGAGTATCTATATCCCCATCAAGTTTTCGTAACTTAGGATTAAGCCTTGATTCAAAAGCCTCTAAATCTAAATTATTATCTGACTTATAGTAATAGTTATAATCGACTCTACTTCCCTGTTGCACCAAACCCGATGGTTCTATTATATCTTTTGGAACCACAACTGGGGGCGCAATGGAACTGAATAAATTGCTACTACCTGGAATTGATTTTAAGGCGCCACCAATAGGCAATTTTTGGGATCCTAACTTAATAGTATCACCAATTTTCAGATTTAGCTGAATCATTACTGTGGCATCTACCAAAGCTTGTCTCTTTTCTCGATAGCTATCAGCAGCACTAATGGGTTCTGTAACCAAATCCCCGTAGAAAGGAAACCCTCCTTCTATACCCCTCACCTGCACAAACTTAGAGGTCTCTTGAGGTAAAAACAATGCCATCGAAGGGAAACTCATTTCAGATGCCTGTGGTTGTAATGAATCCACTATCTTCAAAAGCTCATCAGATGGGGGTTTATTGGTGTCAATAATATAATCGGCACCCATTAAAGACTTAGATTGAAGCCCAATATTCTCTCTTAAGGTGATTCCAAAGGATTGAATTGCAACTACTGCAGCAATTCCCAATACAATTGAAGCCATAAACAAAACCAGTTTAGATCTACTAGCCTTTCCATCTCTCCATGCCATCCTTAATAACCAACCCCAATTAAGTTTTCTTTTCATGAAAATTGGCTTATGCATTTATGGTATCAGAAACAATACAACCGCCCTTTAACCGAAGAATGGTTTGGGTTTTGGCTGCCAATTCCAAATCATGGGTAACTATAACCAAGGTCGTTCCTGCTTCTTTATTTAATTGAAATAAGAGCTTTTCAACTGTATCACCTGTTTCGGCATCTAAATTTCCAGTCGGTTCATCAGCAAACAAAATTTCTGGACTATTTGAAAATGCCCTGGCCAATGCTACACGCTGCTGCTCACCTCCAGATAGCTGGGAGGGATAATGATCCATTCGGTCAGATAGACCAACTTTAGAAAGCAATTCGCTTGCCTTTTCGGTTGCCATTTTATTTCCCCTTAATTCTAAAGGAACTGCCACATTTTCTAATGCCGTGAGAGTTGGTAACAACTGAAAATCCTGAAAAACAAAGCCAACCTTTTCATTCCGCAATTCTGCTCTTTGATCTTCATTGAGTGTTTCAAGCGAAATACCGTCAATTTTAATTGAACCTTTATCCGCACTATCTAAACCCGCACATAGACCCAATAAAGTTGTTTTTCCACTTCCCGACGGACCAACAATTGAAAATGTTTCTCCTTTAGAGACACTAAAATTAATATCTTTTAGAACCGTCAATTCTTTTTCACCACTCGTAAACGTTCTACTTAGGTTAGTTACCTCTAAAATTGCTGACATTGTTTTACCTTTATTGGAATTAAAAATTTAAAATACATAAATGAGTTTTAACACCCATACCCTACCTAAATTCGTCCTGTTAATCTTTTGTTATATTTTGATTTTCGCAACAAGTTGCAAAGATAAACAGGAAAATACGCTTGAAAAAACTTCGACAGACTTAACAGAAAAAGAGGCTCCCACCTCAAATGCTACCATCTTGTTTTTTGGGAATAGTCTTACTGCAGGTTTGGGCCTCGACCCTGATGATGCATTCCCAGCATTGATTCAGAATAAAATTGATTCTTTAAGTCTTGATTATATAGTGGTGAACGCAGGCTTAAGTGGAGATACCACTGCTAGTGGCAAAAATCGTCTAGAATGGGCGTTGAATGATGGTGTTGAAATAATGATTTTAGAATTAGGCGCGAATGATGGCCTTAGAGGTATTCCTCTTGATGAAACTGAAGCCAATCTTCAAGAAATGATTAATATGGCAAAAACTTCCAATCAAGACATTAAAATAATACTCGCTGGAATGCAAATTCCTCCAAATATGGGTCCAGAATACACTGAACAGTTTAAAAATATTTACCCAAAATTGGCAGAAAAAAATTCGATTCCACTTATTCCATTCCTTTTGCAGGATGTAGCTGGGATACCAGAATTAAATCAAAATGACGGAATTCATCCAACTGAGGAAGGACAAAAAATTGTAGCAAATAATGTTTGGGAGGTTCTTAAAACAGAATTAAGCCAATAGTCAAGATAAAAAATTATGACCACGAAAGATTTACCTTATTTACCGGAATATTTTGACAGGTATATCAATCTTGTTAATAAGGAAAAGGATTTGATTTCCATTTTTGAAGAAACAAAGTTAGATTTTGAAAACCACAGAAATTGGCTAGAAAACCATTCCGATTTTCGTTATCAACCCGAAAAATGGACTCCAAGAGATATTCTTCAACATCTTATTGACAATGAAAGAATACAATCGTATAGGGCCTTAGTTTTTAGTAGAAATGACCATGCAGTATTACCTGGTTATGACGAAAATTTGTATGCGGACAACACAAGTGCTAATATGCGTTCAATAACAGATTTGCTTGAAGAATTTACATATGTTCGAAATTCAACCATTAAACTATTTTCAAGTTTCTCAAAAGACCAATTACTTAAGGAAGGAATTTGTTTTGAACTAAAAATTACCGTTTTAGCCCTCGGATTTCAAATTGTGGGGCATCAAATTCATCATTTAAAAGTTTTGCAAGAACGGTATATGACCAATTTATAGATTGGCCATCTTAACAATACCCATTTCTAGGCCTCTCAATTCTGCCAATCCTTTTAACCTCCCAATAGCTGAATACCCTGGATAAAAAGGTTTGTTTTGATCATCGAATAATTCATGCCCGTGGTCTGGTCTCATAGGCAATGGCAGACGCTTGCTTTTTTGCTGATAATCATGGAACGTTTTAACTAGTGAGAACATATCTGCATCACCTTCCAAATGTTTTGCCTCAAAAAATATTGAATCTGTGAAATGTTGTACAGATCTTAAATGGACGAAATGAATTCTTGGGTAAAAAGCTTCAATAATATCAACAAGATTGTTCGACTTGGACGCTCCCAAACTACCACTGCAAAAAGTAAGTCCGTTTGATTTACTCGGCACCGAATTAAATAAATATTGGAGATCCTCCATTGAACTTACTACCCTTGGTAAACCAAGAACAGACCATGGTGGATCATCTGGATGGATTGCCATATTTACACCTAGGCTTTCTGCATAGGGGACGACTTCCTTAAGGAAGGAAATCAAATTTTCCCTTAATCGATGTCGTGAAATATTACTATAGTCAGATAAACCTTGTTTTAGCTTATCGAGTGTAAAACTATGTTGGTCACCAGGCAATGCCATCAGCAAACTAGATTTTATTGAATCTAGTTCTTCCTTAGAAATTTCTTTGTAACGCTGCTTGGCGGCATCAACTTTATCGGAAGGATAATCCTTTTCCGCCTTATCTCTTTCTAGAATAAATAAATCAAATATGATAAGGTCTATAAGATTGTAACACAAAGCAACACTGCCATCGGAGAGCTTATATCTTACATTTGTACGCAACCAATCCAGAACCGGCATGAAATTATAGCAAACGGTTTTAACTCCGCATTCAGCCAAGTTTTTTAAGCTCTTTTTGTAGTTCTCTATATATAAAACCTTATCCTCGCGTCCTTGTTTTATATGTTCGTGTACAGGTAAACTTTCAACCACGTTCCAGTGTAATGGAAAATGTAATTTTTGATTACTATCTTCTAAAAGTGCAATGCGCTTTTTTATTTCATCAACTGTCCAAATCTCTCCCACTGGTATATGATGTAAAGCGGTAACAATTCCGGATGCACCGGACTGTTTTATCATTTCTAGGCTCACCGGATCATGAGGTCCATACCACCTCCAACTCTGCTCGAAAACTCCAGTTGCATTAGTTTTGCTCATTTCCTCAATTGATTAGTTTATAATAACGAAATTAGAGGTTTTTTGTAAGATATAATTATAAAAAATCGCTTCGTTTAGGATTAAACACGTCAATTAACATCCCTGATTCCAAACATTTAGCTCCATGGACCAAATTTGGATCAACAAAAAAGGCATCACCTTCAGATAAAATCTGGGGGTTGCCATCAATTGTAATTTCAAATCTCCCTTTTGCAACGTAAGTGCTTTGAGAATGTATGTGGTGATGCAAACTACCAACCGCCCCAGTTTCAAATTCAACCTTCACCATCATCAAGTCATTATTATAACCCGTAATTTGCCGCCTAATACCGTCTCCCAAATCCTCCCAAGTTTCCTCCTTTTCTATAAAATACATTTAAATAATCTTCTAAATTAATTTCAATATTTCTTTTCCCATTCAGGATAATCAACTTCTAGTAATTTTGTTGCATAACCATCAACATAGCTATAACCAACACGCCTCTCCCGCTCAATTTTATTAAGACTGTCTTTAACAATGCCATCTCTTCCAACGAACATGATCTTATTTGTTTGAATATCATTAAACCGACCCCACAACGGCCCTCCATTAACATCTTTAACCATTACCCGATCTACTATTTTCTCAGTGGTATTATCCCTTATCCAATCTACCCTATAACCCATTACTTTAGCTTCCTGAAACCACTTAACTCCTGATCTTATGGCATTTTTAACCGCTTCTGTCGGTTTCTCTATTTTCATAAGATATTCTAGAATTTCAACACTCTCTTTACCGCTTAAAGATGGCAATTCATAGGAACGGGCTTTTGCCGGCTCTAAGGTTGAAACATCATGCTGCGCGCACCAAATTGTCAACTTTCCATTTACCTTAACTTGAGTGGCTAATATTATTTCCAAACCTTTGTTAATAGCCTCCTGCGCTTTTTCTACTCTTGCATTGTCCACGAAATCATAAGGACCATTTCTTTTCGCTACATCTCTCAGTAAATTCATCACGCCTATCATAGCATCGTCATTATAAGTTATATGCTCATAATATCCCTTAATTATAGGATAAAATTGAGGCCAACCTCCATTTGGATATTGGGCTTTTAGCAAATAATCTAAACCCACAATGAATGATTCCTTAAAGCGCTCTAATTTAGTTACGGAAAAAAGTTTAGCTAAATAGCGGAGTTGAGTATGTGTGGCTCCATTGTCGATAGTAGTCCCCTCTAATTGGTTCTTTTCAGCCAATAATTGCTTTTTTTTATTTTCGTAGAGCTCCGCTGCCATATCAATATTCTTATTCCAACCACCATTATCCTTTTGGAACAAAAGCAGATTGTCCCCGATTCGCACTGCCTCCGGTCCTGCAAACCACTCATCATTATTTTGTATAACGCTTGGCCAATGTACTTTTATGTCATTTTGAATTCCGAAGCAATAATTGACGAATAAAATTAAAGACCCTAAGGCGAGAGAAAGTTTCATAATATTTTTTTCTCTAATACCTCTTGTTTAATGTAAGGTGTTAATAATAATTTTTGACGGGCAATTTCTTGCAGAGCCAGACTAGCCACTAAATTGGCACCTAATTTCGATAAATGCGTGTTATCTTCCACTCCATCTGGTTTATAAGAATTTTCACTAGGTTCTATATGAAGATGTAATTTTTTGGATTTTTCAGGTCCAAACTTTAATTCTAATTGTTCGGTTAACCATTGTAGATCTATAAATGGCACATTCATCTCCTTAGCAACCATTCTAGCTACCAATGGGTAATTGTCGTGAGTATCAACCAAAACTCCATACTCATTAAAATTTCTGCGAACAATAGAACTGAATAATATTGGGATCGCAAATTTGGCTCTTGTCTCATTAACATAGCGCTCCAAATTATGCCAATATTGGGTAAACGGATTTGTATAGCGAGTAGAATCCTTAAATTTTTGATCATTGTGTCCGAATTGTATAAATACAAAATCACCCGGTTTTAAAGAATTCAAAACCTCCTGCCATTTACCCTCATCAATAAAACTTTTTGTGCTTCTCCCATTAACCGCCTTATTAATAATCGTAATATTTTCCATAAGGTCGGGAAGCATTTGTCCCCATCCGTGTTCTGGATTCTGTTCAGGATCTTTTTTATCGGCCATTGTAGAATCTCCAATTAGATAAAGGGTTGGTGTATTCTGAGCCATGGATATCAACCCAAACAGAACAAAGCCAAGTATAAATAGATTTTTCATATTTAATAATTTAATTCAAAAACATCCTTATTATAACATACTAAGCATTTTGTTAATCCAAGAAATATTGGAAAAAAGTAGTGATTCATTCACTATTAAAAATTTTTACCAACAATTTAAGAAAGGATTCATAAGGCTTTTTTATTATTCTGATTTGTTTGGAAACCACGAGTTTTCCTTCTTAAAGATATTTATAAGGTTATAAGTTTTAACCTCCTCTTTATTCAGTTGATGTGACCAAGCCACTCGAGTATTTATTGATGCTCCAGGACCTACACTATTATACTCGGCATAATAGGTAGTCTTTTCTTTTTCTGGAAACATTTTATCACCGGTCCATGGATCCCATCCAGGCGCAAGTATGTGAGAACCTAATTCGCAATTAATAAAAACAGTTTTTGCATAAGGGCGCCAAGGACGGCCTAAATAAACTTTATTTACTCCTTCACCGGCTTTTAATTTGCAATTGAAAAAAACGTAACCAAAATCTTGATTTGCTGGCGTTGCCGCAGCAGTAACAAATGAATTTACTTTGCTATGGATTACACAATCCTTAAAAACGGCAGTAGCCTCACCAAAGATAAAATCCGTGGTACCTTCGATGTAACAGTTCTCGTAATACTGCCTACTACCTTCTGTTGCAGTGTAGAGAGTATCTTGACAACCTATTAAATTTGAATTCTTTATAATAAAACGATCACCTTCAACATGCAAGGCAACGGCTTGCCCTTCTCCACATGATGAATTTCTTATGGTAAGATTTTCAATTTTAATATCATCTCCTCTGACTAAAAGGGTGTAGGAGGTAAAGGTGGACATATTCAGTCCAGTTTTACTGTCAATTTTTCCAGAAAAATCATTGTTGGAAATTATGGTACTTTCTCTGTCTTCCCCGATTAAGGTCAACTTATGCTTCCAGGTTGGAATTTCAATTTTCTCTTGATAAACGCCATTCTTGATATGAATTTTAACTTCGGCAGGCCCTAAATCTCTTGTTGAATTAATTGCCTCTTGTATGGTTGAATAATCGCCTTCCCCGTCTTTAGAAACTGTGATTTCTCGGTAAGGTTTAAGAAGTGGGTGGTTGGAAGGCTGAAAAACCCTGTTCAAAAAATCTACTGAAATAGTAACGGTTGGTTCAAACCATGGATGTAATAACCAAAAGGAGTGTGGAGAATCTGGTATGGTATGAATTTCATTATATGTATTATACTGATTCAATAAATTAATCATATCATCCCTTCCTGCATGAAAACGTGGTTGATCAGAATTAAGGAAAAGTGTTGGGGGGGTGTCTTTCCCAACATATTCTAGTGGAGATGCTTCTTTCCAGGTTTTAAAGGCGTCGGTTTTATTTCCTCCTAACCAAAATGCAGCATAATCACCTTCCTCAGCTTCAGAATGAACAAAAGAAACAATACCATCAATATTTAGTATTGCTTGCACTTTATCTGAAACGGTTGAATTTGAAGGTTTGAATATGTTCAAATCTGCCGTTGTCCCAATTAAAGTTGCCAATTGAGCACCTGCAGATGTGCCTAGCACTGCGATTTGATCTGGATTAATTGAATATTCGGGACCATTTTGTCTAATCCATCTAATGGCATCTTTTAAATCTATCACTCCCGCAGGATATGGAGCTTCTTCACTCAACCGGTAAGATACAGGAATCCCGACATATCCATTCACCGCTAAATGTTGAGCCATAACCCTTTGATTTTCTTTAGAACCTGAGGCCCAACCACCACCATGAATCAAAAGTACTGCCGTAAAGTTTTTACCATTATTAACGGTAGGAACATAAACATCCAATTTCAGTTCTCGATCACCAATTGATTTATAAGTTAGATTTTCATGAGCCAAATATAGATCCGATTCTAAGGTAGATACTGGAGAAATAAATGGATAATTTTTATGGAGTTTTTGAAAGGTTGTTTCTACTGAATAGGTGCTGAATTCAGGTTTATTCTGACCATAGATATTATTCAAAAAAAGAAACAGAAATACGAACAAAATTTTACCAATACTTTTCATCTCTTTTTAATTAAGATTCTGAGGCTGTAAATTTTTTAAAGCATCAAAAATAATTTGGGAAACCGCCAATGCTCCTTCTGACTGAAAATGGGTATTATCATTTTGTCCATTCGGATAGGCTTCATATTTACCAGCTGGTAAATTCATGAAATAATGCGTAGTAACAAAATCCTTCCCTTTGGATGAAAATACATCCATTGACAATTGATTCAAATCTATTAGAGCTACTTGCATTTCCTTTGCTATCTCCTTAACAGCGGCCGGATAATCTCCATGAACATTTTCTAATCGACCTTCTATCCATGGATAATTTCTGGCAACTGGTGTTAACAATATTGGAATGGCTTTTTTTTCTCTAGTCTGACTTACAAACAACCGCAAAAATTCTTTATAACCCTCTATACTGACATAACGCTCAGGCTTTTCTTCAGAGGCGTCATTATGTCCAAATTGAATAATTACAATATCATCCTTGTTAAGATCATCAACAACACCTCTCCAACGTCCTTCCTGAAAGAAAGTTCTTGTACTTCTTCCTCCTCTGGCCCGATCATCCACATTGACACTGTCACCTCTAATGATGTTTGAAATTTTTTGTATACTATCACTAATCATAAACTTTTGAAAAACTTGCCCCCATCCCATTAGGGGATATCGAGTTTTCATATAATCTATATCGGCATCATAATTACCGCTATAATCGGCCATTGTAGAATCTCCTACCAAGAATATGGTTGTGGTATTTTGAAAAAGTTTTTCTAATCCAGGAACCTTTGGCAAATTCCCGTCGGCCTGTCTAGAATTCAGCAAATCATTTACGGATATATTAGGAACTGTTCCAGAGAAATTTTCTTGCCAGCTATTACCCTTTACCAAAAGTGTTTCACCATAAAACTTTCCCAAATTTCCAATAGAAAAAGAATTTTGGACATTTAGTTCTTCAAGTCCATTTTTTTCAGAGAATGCAAAATTTCTTCCATTATGGATTGCCAGACAATTTTCAATTTTTACGGCCCCACGATTGCTGTTATGGTCAAAGCCGTCATTCAAATTTTCAATGGCAATACAGTTTAGGTAAGTTGCATTATGCTTTTTTGATTTATTATCGCTACCCCCTGTTTTAAAGCCATTGCCATCGCCTTTTGCAATTTTGTCATTTTTAAGATATCCGTTTCTTATTGCCCAACAATTTTTATAAGTTGTTTTAATATTGTCAGTTCCCCTAAGGTATCCATCCCAACCATCATCAAGATTATTCCAAGCTCTGCATCCTTCAAAAACATTCCCTGAACCTACGTTCATTTTAGCCCCGAACCCGTCAGCATTTTCTAATTTGGAATCAGCATTAAAATAAGAATCACAATTTAAAATATAATTATTCGAGGCCGCATCATCTAACTGAAGACCTGTATCTGCACATTCATAAAAGCTACAAAATTCAACTTTATTATTGCTTCCCCTGATTTGAAGACCATTATCTCCAGCTTTGCGAATATCTAACCCCTTTATAACCCAATTGTCAGCTTTTAAAACAATACCCTGGCTAGAGCCATCTTCTTTCAAAACAGAAAAATCCAGAATTGTCCTGCCTGATTTTGAACCGATTAAAAAAATCTTGTTTTGAGGTGTCCCTGAATTATTTATAAACAATCGCTCTGACATATTATACACACCGGAAACTAATTGTATTGAATCACCGGGTTGAGCCTTGTCTAAAGCTTTTGCTAATTCTTGAGGAGTATTTGCTTCAACAAAATGATAAACTGATTGAGAATAACTTTTTAAACTGAAGGAACACGCAATAACAGAGGCAATTATTATTATAAATGAAATATACCTAGAAATAGTTTGATTTAAATCCATCATTAATCCTTTGTGATCCTAAACCAATCAAAATCTGCATATCCCCCTCTTTTGCTTTCTGGCGTACTTATGGAAAACAATCCAACTTTAGCTCCAATCCATTTACCTGGTTTAGCTGTAAATTTTTGACCGAAAGAAGAAAACCTTTTTCCATCTATGCTATAACTAAACCTACATTCAGCATTCGGGGCATTAACTTCAACCCGAAAGAAAATTTCATTTGAAGGAATTCTCATTTGCTCATTTGTTATTTCTTTTGCACCTTCAATGGCACCAATTGACTGTGTCTGCTCAATAAAATAACCATCTTTATCGTGAGACAAGGTTAAGGTGGCATAGTCCATTCCCAAAACGACAAGCCCAGCTCGTTTGCCTGTTTCAGCTTCTTCTGGAACTAATTTCACTTTGGTTGTAGTCACAAAATTAGGAGCTGGAAATTTTTGCAATAATAAATTCGGCACCGTCCATAAGTTTGGAGATTTATCAGGTGTTTTTATTGAAAAAAGGCGTAAAAAATTATTCCCCCTAAGTTTTGCGTACCAAACTACATCAGGGTTGGCTTGCCATTGCCATTGAAGGCCAATGTCGTCACCAATAAACTCGTCCGTTTCTACTGGGGTAACCTTTTGAAATTTTTGATTTGTCTTTGGCTTTCTGTACGTAGAAACCGGTTCTCCAATTCCATTTCTATCTAGATCTTTTCCCATTATGGGCCAATCATTGACCCAGTTCATTGGTTGTAAATGTACTACACGCCCATAGGCGTCAACATCTTGGAAGTGGTAAAACCAATCCTCCCCAAATAGTGTAGTTACCCATGCGCCTTGATGGGGACCATTTATATTTGTTGAACCTTGTTCAAGAACCACTTTCTCTTCATAAGGACCATAAATATCCTTGGATCTTAATACTAATTGCCAACCTGTT belongs to Aegicerativicinus sediminis and includes:
- a CDS encoding pectinesterase family protein, translated to MKSIGKILFVFLFLFLNNIYGQNKPEFSTYSVETTFQKLHKNYPFISPVSTLESDLYLAHENLTYKSIGDRELKLDVYVPTVNNGKNFTAVLLIHGGGWASGSKENQRVMAQHLAVNGYVGIPVSYRLSEEAPYPAGVIDLKDAIRWIRQNGPEYSINPDQIAVLGTSAGAQLATLIGTTADLNIFKPSNSTVSDKVQAILNIDGIVSFVHSEAEEGDYAAFWLGGNKTDAFKTWKEASPLEYVGKDTPPTLFLNSDQPRFHAGRDDMINLLNQYNTYNEIHTIPDSPHSFWLLHPWFEPTVTISVDFLNRVFQPSNHPLLKPYREITVSKDGEGDYSTIQEAINSTRDLGPAEVKIHIKNGVYQEKIEIPTWKHKLTLIGEDRESTIISNNDFSGKIDSKTGLNMSTFTSYTLLVRGDDIKIENLTIRNSSCGEGQAVALHVEGDRFIIKNSNLIGCQDTLYTATEGSRQYYENCYIEGTTDFIFGEATAVFKDCVIHSKVNSFVTAAATPANQDFGYVFFNCKLKAGEGVNKVYLGRPWRPYAKTVFINCELGSHILAPGWDPWTGDKMFPEKEKTTYYAEYNSVGPGASINTRVAWSHQLNKEEVKTYNLINIFKKENSWFPNKSE
- a CDS encoding right-handed parallel beta-helix repeat-containing protein is translated as MDLNQTISRYISFIIIIASVIACSFSLKSYSQSVYHFVEANTPQELAKALDKAQPGDSIQLVSGVYNMSERLFINNSGTPQNKIFLIGSKSGRTILDFSVLKEDGSSQGIVLKADNWVIKGLDIRKAGDNGLQIRGSNNKVEFCSFYECADTGLQLDDAASNNYILNCDSYFNADSKLENADGFGAKMNVGSGNVFEGCRAWNNLDDGWDGYLRGTDNIKTTYKNCWAIRNGYLKNDKIAKGDGNGFKTGGSDNKSKKHNATYLNCIAIENLNDGFDHNSNRGAVKIENCLAIHNGRNFAFSEKNGLEELNVQNSFSIGNLGKFYGETLLVKGNSWQENFSGTVPNISVNDLLNSRQADGNLPKVPGLEKLFQNTTTIFLVGDSTMADYSGNYDADIDYMKTRYPLMGWGQVFQKFMISDSIQKISNIIRGDSVNVDDRARGGRSTRTFFQEGRWRGVVDDLNKDDIVIIQFGHNDASEEKPERYVSIEGYKEFLRLFVSQTREKKAIPILLTPVARNYPWIEGRLENVHGDYPAAVKEIAKEMQVALIDLNQLSMDVFSSKGKDFVTTHYFMNLPAGKYEAYPNGQNDNTHFQSEGALAVSQIIFDALKNLQPQNLN
- a CDS encoding glycoside hydrolase family 43 protein; the encoded protein is MKFSSILFFFLVPISIWAQTSTTYFSDVWVADNGDGTYTNPIIYADYSDPDVVRVGDDFYMTASSFNCAPGLPILYSKDMINWQLINYALPEQVPTDIFNTPQHGNGVWAPSIRYHKNEIYIYWGDPDFGIYMVKTKDPFGQWDSPVLVMEGKGLIDPCPLWDDDGKAYLVHAYAGSRRGVKSLVTVNKMNEQGTKVLDAGVHVFDGHENHPTVEGTKFYKRNGYYYIFAPAGGVATGWQLVLRSKDIYGPYEEKVVLEQGSTNINGPHQGAWVTTLFGEDWFYHFQDVDAYGRVVHLQPMNWVNDWPIMGKDLDRNGIGEPVSTYRKPKTNQKFQKVTPVETDEFIGDDIGLQWQWQANPDVVWYAKLRGNNFLRLFSIKTPDKSPNLWTVPNLLLQKFPAPNFVTTTKVKLVPEEAETGKRAGLVVLGMDYATLTLSHDKDGYFIEQTQSIGAIEGAKEITNEQMRIPSNEIFFRVEVNAPNAECRFSYSIDGKRFSSFGQKFTAKPGKWIGAKVGLFSISTPESKRGGYADFDWFRITKD